A stretch of the Aegilops tauschii subsp. strangulata cultivar AL8/78 chromosome 4, Aet v6.0, whole genome shotgun sequence genome encodes the following:
- the LOC109745937 gene encoding inorganic phosphate transporter 1-2-like translates to MILYTSLQLAQYVPSPCIIYAYIIVYIRTRSIEQSTQQESSRRSLVERSPAAMATEQLNVLKALDVAKTQLYHFKAVVIAGMGFFTDAYDLFCIALVTKLLGRIYYTDPALNEPGHLPANVSAAVNGVALCGTLAGQLFFGWLGDKLGRKSVYGFTLILMVLCSIASGLSFGHEAKGVMGTLCFFRFWLGFGVGGDYPLSATIMSEYANKKTRGTFIAAVFAMQGFGILFGTIVTIIVSSAFRHAFPAPPFYIDAAASIGPEADYVWRIIVMFGTIPAALTYYWRMKMPETARYTALIAGNTKQATSDMSKVLNKEISEENVQGERATGDTWGLFSRQFMKRHGVHLLATTSTWFLLDVAFYSQNLFQKDIFTKIGWIPPAKTMNALEELYRIARAQALIALCGTVPGYWFTVAFIDIIGRFWIQLMGFTMMTIFMLAIAIPYDYLVKPGHHTGFVVLYGLTFFFANFGPNSTTFIVPAEIFPARLRSTCHGISAATGKAGAIIGAFGFLYASQDQKKPETGYSRGIGMRNALFVLAGTNFLGLLFSLLVPESKGKSLEELSKENVGDDDTIAPTGV, encoded by the coding sequence CGTTGCAACTAGCACAATATGTACCTTCACCTTGCATTATTTATGCCTATATAATAGTATATATACGTACTAGAAGCATCGAACAAAGCACACAACAAGAGAGCAGCAGACGAAGTTTAGTTGAGAGATCGCCGGCGGCCATGGCGACTGAACAGCTCAACGTGTTGAAAGCACTCGATGTTGCCAAGACGCAACTGTACCATTTCAAGGCGGTCGTGATCGCCGGCATGGGCTTCTTCACGGACGCCTACGACCTCTTCTGCATCGCCCTCGTCACCAAGCTGCTGGGGCGCATCTACTACACCGACCCTGCCCTCAACGAGCCCGGCCACCTCCCGGCAAACGTGTCGGCCGCCGTGAACGGCGTGGCCCTATGCGGCACACTTGCCGGCCAGCTCTTCTTCGGCTGGCTCGGTGACAAGCTCGGCCGCAAGAGCGTCTACGGCTTCACGCTCATCCTCATGGTCCTCTGCTCCATCGCGTCCGGGCTCTCGTTTGGACACGAGGCCAAGGGCGTAATGGGGACGCTATGTTTCTTCCGCTTCTGGCTTGGCTTCGGCGTCGGCGGCGACTATCCTCTGAGCGCCACCATCATGTCGGAATATGCTAACAAGAAGACCCGCGGCACCTTTATCGCCGCTGTGTTTGCCATGCAGGGGTTTGGCATCCTATTTGGTACCATTGTCACGATCATCGTCTCGTCCGCATTCCGACATGCATTCCCTGCACCGCCATTCTACATTGACGCCGCGGCGTCCATTGGCCCGGAGGCCGACTACGTGTGGCGCATCATCGTCATGTTCGGCACCATCCCGGCCGCCCTGACCTACTACTGGCGCATGAAGATGCCCGAAACTGCGCGGTACACAGCACTCATCGCCGGCAACACGAAGCAAGCCACATCAGACATGTCCAAGGTGCTCAACAAGGAGATCTCAGAGGAGAATGTGCAGGGTGAGCGGGCCACTGGTGATACTTGGGGCCTCTTCTCGCGACAGTTCATGAAGCGCCACGGGGTGCACTTGCTAGCGACCACAAGCACTTGGTTCCTGCTCGATGTGGCCTTCTACAGCCAGAACCTGTTCCAAAAGGACATCTTCACCAAGATCGGGTGGATCCCGCCGGCCAAGACTATGAATGCATTGGAGGAGTTGTACCGCATCGCCCGCGCCCAAGCGCTCATAGCGCTCTGCGGCACCGTGCCCGGCTACTGGTTCACCGTCGCCTTCATCGACATCATCGGCAGGTTTTGGATCCAGCTCATGGGATTCACCATGATGACCATTTTCATGCTCGCAATCGCCATACCTTACGACTACTTGGTGAAGCCAGGGCACCATACCGGCTTCGTCGTGCTCTACGGGCTCACTTTCTTCTTCGCCAACTTCGGCCCCAACAGCACAACCTTCATTGTGCCAGCCGAGATCTTCCCTGCGAGGCTCCGGTCCACATGCCACGGTATCTCTGCCGCTACCGGTAAGGCGGGCGCGATCATCGGCGCGTTCGGGTTCCTGTATGCGTCGCAGGACCAGAAGAAGCCCGAGACCGGCTACTCACGGGGGATCGGCATGCGCAACGCACTCTTTGTGCTCGCAGGCACAAACTTCCTGGGCCTGCTCTTTTCCTTGTTGGTGCCAGAGTCTAAGGGCAAGTCGCTTGAGGAGCTCTCCAAGGAGAACGTCGGCGACGACGACACCATTGCTCCGACTGGTGTCTAG